The following proteins are co-located in the Onychomys torridus chromosome 6, mOncTor1.1, whole genome shotgun sequence genome:
- the LOC118585281 gene encoding alpha-amylase 1, which translates to MKFFLLFSLIGFCWAQYDPHTAYGRTAIVHLFEWRWVDIAKECERYLAPHGFGGVQVSPPNENLVVNNPSRPWWERYQPISYKICSRSGNEDEFRDMVTRCNNVGVRIYVDAVINHMCGEGVQAGTSSTCGSYFNPHNRDFPAVPYSGWDFNDGKCRSGSGGIENYNDAYQVRDCRLSGLLDLALEKDYVRTTVANYMNHLIDMGVAGFRLDASKHMWPGDIKAVLDKLHDLNTQWFSQGSRPFIYQEVIDLGGEAVTSSEYFGNGRVTEFKYGAKLGTVIRKWNGEKMAYLKNWGEGWGFMPSDRALVFVDNHDNQRGHGAGGASILTFWDARLYKMAIGFMLAHPYGFTRVMSSYHWPRYFENGKDINDWVGPPNDNGVTKEVTLNPDTTCGNDWVCEHRWRQIRNMVAFRNVVNGQPFSNWWDNGSNQVAFGRGNRGFIVFNNDDWELSTTLQTGLPAGTYCDVISGDKIDGNCTGIKVYVGSDGNAHFSISNSAEDPFIAIHVESKI; encoded by the exons ATGAAGTTCTTCCTGCTGTTTTCCCTCATTGGGTTCTGCTGGGCTCAATATGACCCACATACTGCATATGGACGAACTGCTATTGTCCACCTGTTCGAGTGGCGCTGGGTTGATATTGCCAAGGAATGTGAGCGATACTTAGCTCCTCATGGATTTGGAGGGGTGCAG GTCTCTCCACCCAATGAAAATCTAGTAGTTAACAATCCTTCAAGACCCTGGTGGGAAAGATACCAACCAATTAGCTACAAAATATGCTCAAGGTCTGGAAATGAAGATGAATTCAGGGACATGGTAACAAGGTGCAACAATGTTGGT GTCCGTATTTATGTGGATGCTGTTATTAACCACATGTGTGGAGAAGGAGTTCAAGCAGGAACAAGCAGCACGTGTGGAAGTTATTTCAACCCACACAACAGGGACTTCCCTGCAGTTCCATACTCTGGTTGGGATTTTAATGATGGCAAATGTAGAAGTGGAAGTGGAGGCATTGAGAACTACAATGATGCTTATCAG GTCAGAGACTGTCGTCTGTCTGGCCTTCTGGATCTTGCACTTGAGAAAGATTATGTTCGTACCACAGTGGCTAATTATATGAACCATCTCATTGACATGGGTGTAGCAGGTTTCAGACTTGATGCTTCTAAGCACATGTGGCCTGGAGACATAAAGGCTGTTTTGGACAAACTGCATGACTTAAATACACAGTGGTTCTCCCAAGGAAGCAGACCTTTCATTTATCAAGAG GTCATTGATCTGGGAGGTGAAGCAGTGACAAGCAGTGAGTACTTTGGAAATGGCCGTGTGACAGAATTCAAGTATGGAGCAAAACTGGGCACAGTCATTCGCAAGTGGAATGGAGAGAAGATGGCCTACTTAAA GAACTGGGGAGAAGGTTGGGGTTTCATGCCTTCTGACAGAGCCCTTGTCTTTGTGGACAACCATGATAATCAGCGAGGACATGGGGCTGGAGGAGCATCCATCCTGACATTCTGGGATGCTAG aTTATATAAAATGGCAATTGGATTTATGTTGGCTCATCCTTACGGATTCACACGAGTAATGTCAAGTTACCATTGGCCAAGGTATTTTGAGAATGGAAAG GATATTAATGACTGGGTTGGACCACCAAATGACAATGGAGTAACCAAAGAAGTAACCCTTAATCCAGACACCACTTGTGGCAATGACTGGGTCTGTGAACATCGATGGCGTCAAATAAG GAACATGGTTGCCTTCAGAAATGTCGTCAATGGTCAGCCTTTCTCTAACTGGTGGGATAATGGCAGCAACCAAGTGGCTTTTGGCAGAGGGAACAGAGGATTCATTGTCTTTAACAATGACGACTG gGAATTGTCAACAACTTTACAAACTGGTCTTCCTGCTGGCACATACTGTGATGTCATTTCTGGAGACAAAATTGATGGCAATTGCACTGGAATTAAAGTCTATGTTGGCAGTGATGGCAATGCTCACTTTTCTATTAGTAACTCTGCTGAAGACCCATTTATTGCAATCCATGTGGAATCaaaaatataa